In Pseudoalteromonas piratica, the genomic stretch ATGGAAGAAGAGCGAATTTCAATGGAGTACTCCAAAGTTAAACAGTATTAGGTAATTAGCCCAAGTGTAACACTGCTTAAAGCTAAAAAAAGCGTTTTCTGTTAACTGCCACGATGATTTACAAAACTAGTAAAAAGTCGTTGGTAAAGTTCGCTAATATCGGGTTTTTCCTTACTATGTTCATACAAGCACGTATGTACATCAGCAATTGCTCTGTCTGTTTGTTGATGGTGCTCGTAACATAAATTTACTGGTTTAATTAATGTGGGCATATCGGCATTTATTAAAATGCAGGCTTGTGCCAGCACAATTTTACCCCCACCTTTTTTTAGCAATACTCGTTGGGCGGTGCCTACTACTTTTTTACCTTCAATATTGAGGTTGTAATCACCATCGCAATAGCTGCCGGGTGTGGCATGGGTATCAACCTTGATATTAAACTGTTCGAAAAACGAAGACAAAATAGCGCAAAAATCGGTGTAGGCATTTGGAATAGAGTAGGGGGTGTGTTCATCTAAAACATATATGTAAGAGACATTAATCACCCCTTCACATTGAGGCACGGGCGCACCGCCTGTTTTACGTGAGTAAAGTTTCCAGCCAGTTGACGCAAGCTTTGACGCGATCGCTTCGCTTTGTTGCCACTTGTTACCAGAGGGCAAAACTAACGTAGGCTCGTCACTTTGCCAAAGTAACAGGGCTTGGTCTAAATTGCCGCTTTGCAATTGGCTAATCAAGTCATTTTCTTTTTCAAAAATGGCGTCTACTGAAATATGGTCAAAACGCAGTACTTTGGCTTTTATCTTTGTCATTGGCTGTAAACTATTTTTGGCCTAAGCATACCGCAGTTTTTATATTTTGGCAGTAGCCACCTATCTAGTTATATCTATTAACAAAAAGTGTTAAGAGCGTTGAGCGATTAACTTGATTTAGTCAATTAGCTTGACATATATTTGGGGCGTAATTAGGTGACTATTGTTTTTTCTAAAACAATGTTTAAACGGGAATCCAGTTTAAATCTGGAACTGCCCCCGCAACGGTAACTGTGAGCGACAACCACCACTGTCTTCTTGATGGGAAGGTGCTGTCAACGCGATGATCAGGAGTCCGGAGACCGGCCTAGTTCACTCGAGTACTGCGGTGGGCGGTGAGCAACGAGAATATGATCGCGTTTAAACCAATAGTAAACTGATTGGCTAACTCTCTTTTGCCTGTAAAGGCAAGGCATAACCTTTTGTATCTTGTCATACCTACCGTGTGGATTTTGTTCACGGAAATACAATAATGACAGATCGTTCAAACTTATTTACCCCAATTAAAGTACAGCAATTTTCTTTGTTGGTTTATGCCCTGCTAGCATTGCTGATGATTGCCACTCGTCCATACCATTTCGCCTCTGCGCTTCATCTGCCAAGCGCCAGCACAGCGATTTTCTTTATTTTAGGCTTGCTTGCCTCTAAACACCGTACATTTGGTGTATTTGTGGTGTTAAGTGTGTCGATAGATTTAACTAGTAGTTACTACCGTGGTGACTTTGGCGATTGCATTACACGCTCATACCCATTTTTGTTTGTTGGCTATTATGTATTGTGGTGGGCAGGCCATAAGAGTTTGCAGCTAAAACTTGATGAAACAAAACGCGCTGTTGCAACAAAAAGCGTGGTGACGTTATTTAATTTATGGCTTGCCAGTTCAATTGCATTTTTAACCTCAAACGCCAGTTATTATTGGCTCTCGGGCAAATTTAGCAATATGTCATTAAGTACTTATGCAGAGCGTGTCGCACAGTATTACGCACCGTATGTGACAAGCCCATTTGGCTATGTGGTCATTGCTTTAGTGCTTTATCTTGCGTGTTATTACTTAAAGCCGCAAACGAGCATTTTAAAACACCCTATTAAGTAGGCAACACAACTGATACAACACTAAACACTTCAACTGGCATGCTTTTAGCAATTTCAGTCTTATCTTCGCTTTTTGGTATAAAAAAATAAAAAGCGCCTAATAAGAGTGCAACATTGCACTAAAAGGATGCAAAAATGACAGTGTATGAAGTAAATTTTGATGGGTTGGTTGGCCCAACCCATAACTACAGCGGTTTATCGTTTGGTAACGTCGCATCAAAAAATAACGCAAAGCAAATCGCCAACCCAAAAAAGGCTGCGTTACAAGGCCTTGAAAAAATGCTGGCGATGACAAAGCTTGGCTTAAAGCAGGGCATTTTACCGCCGCAGGTTCGCCCAGATACTTACACACTTAGAAAGTTAGGTTTTTCAGGTAGCGATAAAGACATAATTACAAAAGCAGCCAAACACGCGCCGCAGTTTTTAAAAGCCTGTTATTCGGCATCATCAATGTGGTCGGCAAATGCCGCAACGGTATCGAATAGCTTAGATTGTTACGATGGTAAAGTGCACTTTACGCCAGCTAATTTAAGCAATAAGCTGCACCGGGCTATTGAAGCTGAGCAAACAAGCCGTACCTTTAAGGCCATTTTCAAAAATAACCAGTATTTTACCCATCATGAGCCACTACCACATCATCCATTATTGGGCGATGAAGGAGCGGCAAATCATACCCGTTTAGCCAATTCTCATAACGAAAAAGGCTTATCGCTCTTTGTTTATGGTGAAGATGCGTTATCAGATATCAAACCAAGAATTTACCCGGCCAGACAAACCTTAGCTGCCAGCGAAGCCATAGCTCGCGCACATGGATTAAGCGACGCCGATTGCTTATTTGTTCAGCAAAATCCTGATGTGATCGACCAAGGGGTATTTCATAATGATGTAATCGCAATTGGTAACGAAAATGTACTGCTTTATCATGAAATGGCATTTTATCAATCCGCACGCGCGGTTGATGCTATAAACACAAAATACCAAGGTGATAAACCACTGCATTTAATTGAAGTCAGCAGCGATTATGTGAGTGTTGAAGATGCCGTTTCAAGCTACATTTTTAACAGTCAGCTAATTACACTACCAAACGGCACTATGGCCATCGTGGCCCCCACTGAATGCCAAAATAACGATAAAGTGGCGACTTATCTTGCGACCCTTTGCGAGGCGAGTAACCCTATTTCTCAGGTCATTTATTTTGACTTGCAACAAAGCATGAAAAACGGTGGTGGTCCAGCGTGTTTGCGTCTTCGCGTGCCACTCAATGAGTTGGAATTAAGCGCCGTTGCCCCTGAATGTTTAATGGATGAAGTGAAATACCATACCTTAACAGCCTGGGTTGAAAAGCATTATCGAGATGCGATTTCAGAAGATGACTTAGCCGACCCAAGCTTACTTGTAGAAAGCCAAACAGCCCTTGATGAATTAAGCCAAATTTTAAAGCTTGGTTCAATTTACCCATTTCAAATGGACTGAACGTGAGAAGAAACAAAAAGGCGAGGGTGACCTCGCCTTTTTTTTGCACTAAATAGTTGGCATCGACATTACCCGGTATTTCGCATACCGGTAGCAATACCTGCCATGGTGACCATTAACACCTGCTCGCTTTCAGGGTGCTCTGGCTTATTGCGTAAGCGTTTTAATGCCTCAATTTGTAACAAGTGCAGAGGTACTAAATAAGGCTGACGTAATCTAAATGAGCTTAAGTTCCAAGGATCGCTCTCAAGTGTGTGAGCTTGGTTAAGCAAAGTCAGTACAGCTTGCTCATCTTGTTGTAATTGGCTGCGCAGTTGTTCACCTAAACCTTGTAGTTCAGGTT encodes the following:
- a CDS encoding lipoate--protein ligase family protein; translation: MTKIKAKVLRFDHISVDAIFEKENDLISQLQSGNLDQALLLWQSDEPTLVLPSGNKWQQSEAIASKLASTGWKLYSRKTGGAPVPQCEGVINVSYIYVLDEHTPYSIPNAYTDFCAILSSFFEQFNIKVDTHATPGSYCDGDYNLNIEGKKVVGTAQRVLLKKGGGKIVLAQACILINADMPTLIKPVNLCYEHHQQTDRAIADVHTCLYEHSKEKPDISELYQRLFTSFVNHRGS
- the astB gene encoding N-succinylarginine dihydrolase, yielding MTVYEVNFDGLVGPTHNYSGLSFGNVASKNNAKQIANPKKAALQGLEKMLAMTKLGLKQGILPPQVRPDTYTLRKLGFSGSDKDIITKAAKHAPQFLKACYSASSMWSANAATVSNSLDCYDGKVHFTPANLSNKLHRAIEAEQTSRTFKAIFKNNQYFTHHEPLPHHPLLGDEGAANHTRLANSHNEKGLSLFVYGEDALSDIKPRIYPARQTLAASEAIARAHGLSDADCLFVQQNPDVIDQGVFHNDVIAIGNENVLLYHEMAFYQSARAVDAINTKYQGDKPLHLIEVSSDYVSVEDAVSSYIFNSQLITLPNGTMAIVAPTECQNNDKVATYLATLCEASNPISQVIYFDLQQSMKNGGGPACLRLRVPLNELELSAVAPECLMDEVKYHTLTAWVEKHYRDAISEDDLADPSLLVESQTALDELSQILKLGSIYPFQMD